A stretch of Henckelia pumila isolate YLH828 chromosome 4, ASM3356847v2, whole genome shotgun sequence DNA encodes these proteins:
- the LOC140862546 gene encoding uncharacterized protein — protein MADQNGNHPNLELLIAQAVQRALAERDEANIPHPDHNAHLEEIKKLKEEMEQLRKKQAGYLATTIRNIPFTQEILDADLPKKFKLPHVGEYDGKGDPEEHLARFENAALLHKYSDPIKCRAFLTTLIGPAQQWFNTLRAGEIKEFKDFSKSFLHHFASSKKHPTTTFSLFAIKQREHENLRAYIRRFSALALEVPMATPDLLISAFMQGLDTKDFLKSLIKRSPETYEELLARAEKYVNMEEIQVSRAAVKRERPKSPKGNRVPSNGTGMGQPFRPALLGEFSSFTPLRMSKVRALQICDDRKLTQRPPWTEKGPRNREPDKYCLFHNEYGHITENYRQLDQEIERIIQQHAELKNILTRQEGYRPNKRQQERPRPRARTAPPHEDFNHPNQGQPDDDRAHQRPAPPARGIINMISGGPTDGDSNRARKTSSRKLINMEIGNQIFHTGPTLSFGPEDLKGVSSNHNDALVIRAIVANYDVARIFVDSGSSVNVLFQEAINQMDLGQYKMEPVVTSLFGFTGHAIQPVGLVHLPLTLGKNNTRKTRIVSFIIVDAPSAYNAILGRPAMTTFMAVASALHQKIKFSVGNEVGEMQGDQVISRKCYVEEVRIEQKVARTDNVDRPGISGMEKINLIEDTSVTTEEETAEVIIYPPFGVVKIARTLETELKRTLLECLQKNKDIFAWSVSDLVGVRREISEHKLNVIKGYRPIIQKKRYFGPEKDAVIKEQVDELLKAGNIEEIHFPTWLSNIVLVPKPTGKWRMCVDFRDLNKACPKDCYPLPRIDQLVDSTAGHELLSFLDAYQGYHQIPLAKEDKDKVSFVT, from the coding sequence aTGGCTGATCAGAATGGAAATCATCCTAATTTAGAGTTGTTAATAGCTCAGGCTGTTCAGAGGGCTTTGGCAGAGAGGGATGAGGCAAATATTCCGCACCCCGATCATAATGCCCACCTTGAGGAGATCAAAAAATTGAAGGAAGAAATGGAGCAGCTCAGGAAGAAGCAGGCCGGGTACCTAGCTACCACAATCAGAAACATTCCTTTTACTCAGGAGATATTGGACGCTGACCTtcccaaaaaatttaaattgcccCACGTCGGGGAGTACGATGGTAAAGGCGATCCAGAGGAACATTTAGCACGCTTCGAGAATGCAGCGCTGCTGCATAAATATTCGGATCCGATCAAGTGTAGGGCTTTCCTTACTACTCTCATAGGACCAGCCCAGCAATGGTTCAATACGTTACGCGCTGGGGAGATCAAGGAATTCAAGGATTTTAGCAAATCCTTTTTGCATCACTTTGCTAGTAGCAAAAAGCATCCTACCACTACTTTCAGTCTCTTTGCAATCAAACAACGGGAACATGAAAATTTGAGGGCATATATTCGAAGGTTTAGTGCCTTGGCTCTCGAGGTACCCATGGCTACCCCAGACCTGCTCATCAGCGCATTCATGCAAGGGCTGGATACAAAAGATTTTcttaaatctttaataaaaagGTCGCCGGAGACGTATGAGGAATTACTTGCCCGAGCTGAGAAATATGTCAACATGGAAGAGATTCAGGTCTCGCGAGCAGCTGTGAAGAGGGAGCGACCAAAAAGTCCAAAGGGCAATAGGGTTCCGAGCAATGGGACAGGAATGGGACAACCATTCCGACCTGCTCTGTTGGGAGAATTCAGCTCTTTCACTCCTTTGCGCATGAGTAAAGTTCGAGCCCTCCAAATTTGTGATGATCGGAAGCTCACACAAAGGCCTCCATGGACTGAGAAGGGACCTCGGAACAGGGAGCCAGATAAATATTGTCTCTTTCATAATGAGTATGGGCATATTACTGAGAACTATCGTCAATTAGATCAAGAGATTGAAAGAATAATACAACAACATGCTgagttaaaaaatatattgaccCGTCAAGAGGGATATCGCCCGAACAAGAGACAGCAAGAAAGACCGAGGCCAAGAGCCAGGACTGCTCCTCCCCATGAAGATTTCAATCACCCGAATCAGGGCCAGCCCGACGATGACCGAGCTCATCAAAGACCAGCTCCGCCGGCTAGAGGAATTATAAACATGATTTCTGGAGGCCCTACTGACGGAGATTCCAATCGAGCTAGGAAAACTAGCAgtagaaaattaataaatatggagATTGGGAATCAAATCTTCCATACTGGCCCAACCCTCTCCTTTGGTCCAGAAGATTTGAAAGGGGTTTCCAGCAACCATAACGATGCGCTGGTAATAAGGGCCATAGTCGCAAACTATGACGTAGCTCGGATATTCGTGGATTCAGGCAGTTCAGTCAATGTTTTATTCCAAGAAGCAATAAATCAAATGGATTTGGGACAGTACAAGATGGAGCCTGTGGTAACATCACTCTTTGGTTTCACGGGTCATGCCATCCAACCTGTTGGATTAGTCCACCTACCCTTAACTCTTGGAAAAAACAACACTCGCAAAACCCGAATTGTAAGTTTCATTATAGTGGACGCCCCATCCGCTTATAATGCTATACTAGGCAGGCCTGCCATGACCACTTTCATGGCTGTGGCATCAGCTCTGCATCAGAAAATTAAATTCTCAGTGGGTAATGAGGTTGGGGAGATGCAAGGTGATCAAGTTATTTCGCGCAAGTGTTATGTGGAGGAGGTCAGAATAGAGCAAAAAGTAGCTAGGACTGATAACGTCGACCGACCTGGAATTTCTGGCATGGAAAAAATCAACTTGATAGAAGATACATCTGTCACCACTGAAGAAGAAACTGCAGAAGTAATAATATACCCTCCTTTCGGGGTAGTAAAAATTGCTCGAACCCTGGAAACAGAGTTGAAGCGAACACTGTTGGAATgcttacaaaaaaataaagacatCTTTGCATGGTCAGTTTCAGACCTGGTAGGGGTCCGTCGGGAAATATCAGAACACAAGCTCAATGTGATAAAGGGTTATCGCCCTATTATTCAAAAGAAGCGATACTTCGGTCCTGAAAAGGATGCAGTAATAAAGGAGCAGGTGGACGAGTTACTCAAGGCGGGGAACATTGAAGAAATCCACTTCCCGACCTGGTTGTCCAACATAGTCCTAGTTCCAAAGCCTACGGGAAAATGGCGCATGTGTGTAGATTTTCGAGATTTGAATAAAGCATGCCCTAAAGATTGTTACCCCCTACCTAGAATCGATCAGCTGGTTGATTCAACTGCAGGGCATGAATTACTCAGTTTTTTGGATGCTTATCAGGGATATCACCAAATTCCCTTGGCAAAAGAGGACAAAGACAAAGTGAGTTTTGTCACATAA